The Streptomyces tendae DNA segment GCTGACCACGACCCGGCCCGGGCACCTCAACAAGAGGCTCCTGCGCACCCTTTACGGAGGCTTCGAGATCGCCGCCCCTCCCATCGCGCTCTTCGTCGCGATCGGCGTCCTGCTCGCCGCGGTGAAACTTCCCGGTGCGGTGAAGGCCCTGAACCCGCTCGTCGAAGCCGTCGCGCCGGGCAACCCCATCGTCTTCGTGCTGGTCTTCACGCTGCTGGTGCCGCTGTGTCTGTACCGCGGGCCGCTCAACGTCTACGGCCTCGGCGCGGGCATCGCCGGCGTCCTCATCGCCGCGGGCATCTACCCGGCCGTGGCCGTGCTCGGCCTGACCGCCTCCTACAACCAGGTGTTCGGCGTCAGCGACCCGACGAGCACCCAGACCGTGTGGGCGGCGCAGTACTCCGGCGTCGGCCCCCAGCAGGTGATGCTGCGCACCCTGCCCTACGTGTGGTGCGTCGCCCTCGGCGGTCTGGTCGTCACCGCCGCCACCCAACTGTGAGCCGCACACGATCCGTACCCCCGCCCCCCCCGTCCGAAGGAGCCGTGACCCCATGACGTTCGACCGCCGCACCTTCCTGCGCACCGCCACTGCCGGCGGCGCCGTGTTCGCCTTCGGCGCGCAGGGCGCCGGCCAGGCCGCCGCCGCCCCCGGCGGCTTCCCCGACTACCGCCACGTCCGCACCCTGCTCACGGCCGGACAGCTCTCCTACAACCCCACCGGGGAGATCATCTTCCCGTGCGTGCGCGGGGTCTACGACAAGCTGAGCGCCCCGCTCGGCCGGTACTACCTGTACTACGCGCCGCACGACGCGCCGGGCGGCATCTGCCTCGCCCATGGCGACTCCCTGGAGGGCCCGTTCACGGAGTACCCGGGCAACCCGATCGTGAGCAACACCTGGTCCCCGCACTACAAGGTCAGCCACGTCTCCTCACCGCACGTGCTGTGGAACGCCGACGTCCGTGAGCTGTGGCTGTACTTCCACGGCGAGAACACCACCACCCGCCTCGCCCGTTCCAAGGACGGCGTGCACTTCACCTACGACAAGACGGTCCTCAGCACGTCGATGATGCCGGCGGGCACCACCGAGACCTCCTACGCCCGGGTCTTCCGGCACGACCTGCCCGCGCGCGGCGCCCGCTACGTGATGCTCTTCATGTGGAACACCACCGCCGACCACCGGGACATCGGCTGGGGCTGGTCACCCGACGGCCGCACCTGGGAGTTCTCCGACCGGCCCCTGATCGACCACGCCGCGGTCGGCGCGGTGAACGTCGGCGGACCGCACCTGCTCACCCGCGGCGGCAGCGCGTACGTCGTCTACAACACCGACAAGGGCAGCGGCGGCGACATCCTGATCACCGAGGTGGGCAGCGACTTCTCCCGCCGCGACCACCTCGGCGTGTTCTACGCCTCGGGCGGCGCGGCGCCGGAGAACGGACGCGCGGCGTCGCCGTCGTTCGGCACCGACGGGGGCGTGCCGTACATGGTGTACGAGGCGGGGGAGCGGCTGTCGGGCGCCATCGCCCTGGCCCGCGCGACGACGTCCTGACCGGCCTGACCGGCCTGACCGGCGGGCCGGGACGGCGTCGGTATGCCGTTGCGAAGGACCGTTCCCGTGCGCGTCGGAGATCACGGCGACGGCGGGACGGGCCCCTCTCTGCGGTGCCGTGCGCGTCGCATGTCCACTCGTGTGCCGCGCATCGGAATCCCCTCGTCGGCCAGCAGCCGAGGCGCCTGACCCTGGTGGCACGTCGCGGGCGTCCCGTCGGCGTGGACCACGCGCCACCAGGGCACGCCTTCGTCGAGCAGACTCATCGCGCGTCCCACCTGCCGGGGGCTCGTTCCGATCCATTCCGCGATGTCGCCGTAGGAAGCGACGCTGCCTGCCGGGATGGCTGCGACCTCCGCGCGGACCTCCGCGACGATGTCCGTACTCATCTCACGCACCTCGGGGCGCAGGGTAGGTGATGCGGCCATGGTGAACGTCCGCGTTCTCGTTCAAGAGAGCCGGCTTGGTCACTGTGGCGGACATGATGTGTACGACCTCGACACCCGCGACGAGCAGCGCGTCGGTGATGAGTCTGCGGTGGCAGCGCCACGGCACGGCCTCACTGCACATGATCACCGGCCGCCCGTGCGCGGCGAGGTCGAGCAACTCATCCAGCCCTTTCGCGAACTCGCTGCTCATCATGTGGTCGGCATAGTCCCGGAACGCCTTCACCCGCCACGCGGTGTTGACGCTTTCGACGCCCTTCGGGGTGTGACGTCTGCCGCCCAGCTCCCGGATCCACCGATAGTGGATGTCCGGTGGGAGATTCTCGATGACGGCCTCCTGGTTCCACTGCGGGAACGTGCGCGAGGCCGGATAGGAACGGACGTCCACCAGGTCGGTGACGTCATGTTTCCGCAGCATCGACAGCACCTCGTCGAAGGTGCGGGTCGAATGCCCGATGGTGTGCACGCGGTTCGTCATCACATCTCCGTGTCACGCCGTCACGGCTTGTCCCGCTCTTCGGGCAGCGTGGAGCTGCCCACGTGGGCGGGCGCGAAAGCCGACGGCATCAGCTCTCCTCCAGTGTGCTTCCCCCGTCCACGGCAACGTGGTCGGTCTCTTCGCTCTTGATCTCGCGCTGCGGGG contains these protein-coding regions:
- a CDS encoding DUF488 family protein, with translation MTNRVHTIGHSTRTFDEVLSMLRKHDVTDLVDVRSYPASRTFPQWNQEAVIENLPPDIHYRWIRELGGRRHTPKGVESVNTAWRVKAFRDYADHMMSSEFAKGLDELLDLAAHGRPVIMCSEAVPWRCHRRLITDALLVAGVEVVHIMSATVTKPALLNENADVHHGRITYPAPRGA
- a CDS encoding MGMT family protein; this encodes MSTDIVAEVRAEVAAIPAGSVASYGDIAEWIGTSPRQVGRAMSLLDEGVPWWRVVHADGTPATCHQGQAPRLLADEGIPMRGTRVDMRRARHRREGPVPPSP